TGGTATCCCGGCATGATACAGTCAGCAGCTGAGGAGTGCAAGTAAGCACTTGATTACAGTATAAGAGTGCTGGACTGGTGTGGTCAATCTCCTGGCTGGTCAATCCTCTGGCCTGGTTGATAAATGCCTGACAATGGGGCTAAACTGGGCTCTCAACCTCTAGATAGCCGGAGCAGACTGCTACAAGAGATAAAGACACAACCCTGTAGACCACATGATATGCCAGTCTCATTTCCAATTCATCATGTCGGACTGTATGGAATCACTGGATGACTCACTGGACGCCTCAGGCAGCGCAGCAGTGCCAGCGCATCGATGACCGCATGTGACCGCAGTTTCTCGCCAACACACGAACATGTTTCCCGTCTCTCTCtgccttttgcttctgcaGGTACCTTTCAATCTCGTCTTGGCTCGACCAGGCACCGGATCCTCTCGGGCTCGTCGGAGCAAAATCTTCATAATCATTACGAGATGGCCACGAATGAGAGCCATCCACATCACATCCACCAAGGCCTAGAGCTCGCCAGGGCCCTCACGGATACAACCTGACAGAGGCAGAGACCCTCTCGCGATGATACCCATTGTGCGGTGTCCGTGCCCCATCCGGGATTTAACCGTTTAACGGCAGTGGTGAATGGACAATGGAGTCTGGTAGCCGACGCCCCAAATACCGAACCACACAATAACATAACCCGTGGAGATACGTATGCTGTCCTCGAAATAGAGTGGTGGCGGCCTTTCACCGGCGGTTGACAAAGAATTCGACCAGCCCCGCGAAGGCTCCCCAGGCAAATAACATTGCGGCATGGCCTCTACATCAGGCACACAGTTTGGTATGCCAATGACGTACAACCATGGAAAGAGAAATTCCACGTTTCGGCAGTGCTGCTGTCAGGAACACGTCGAGTGTGATTGTGCGAACCGGCTGGTCGGGTGGGCGGCGATGAACGCTGACTCGGTCGTGCCCGTTGCAGGGTCCACTCGAAAAAAATGGATTACGGCCAGGCGTCCGCACACTGCACAGTGAGCACACCGACTTACCGCCATCACTGCTACGGTACTGGTTCCTGTCCCTGGTCCTGATCCTGGTCAGATTTTGTCGAGTCCAATTTTGGAGCTTTGTTCAGTGGTTCCCCGAGACCACAACCAATGCTTGCGACCGCGAGGTATCTTCACATCAAGTTTAGACATATCGACCACTGCAAAGTCGCCGCATTTCAGGCTCAGCGGCCAGCAGTCTAGACCGGGCGAACTTGCAATCTTTCGAGACGTAGCGCTTGCACTAAGAATCCTTTGAGTTTGGGGGCTTGTTGACCAACGGTTTCAGGGCTCAAACGACGTGGATCCAGTCGTCAACATTGATTTTTTTATGATTGGCTGAAATGTCAGGTACCGAAGTTATTTGGCCAGCCTCGCAGTCTCTGATTGGCGCGCCGGAGATGAATCTGTGCCTGAGTATCGGCGCTAACAACGTGGCGCACACCAACTTCAACAGACCCATGCAAAGAGTTCCAACGACAATGAATCTGATGCCTCACTTTGTTGGCCCACCGGGCGCAGACCTGTTCTCGAAAGACTCTGCGTCTGTATCCAGTTCGTCTCCGAGGATCCCGCGAGAGGTGGATTGGAAAATGCCCCCCACCCTGGGCAGAGCAGGCCCTGCAGGATAAATAATCGGTCATCCCTCTGCTTCATcctgctttctttttttcttctgcaCCACAAAGCATTCATTCCTTCTTTGCAACCTGAGGTCGAACCTCCCACGGTCCTTTAAGCCCATCATCACATTCTTTTGTCTGTAGATCAGACCCTTTGTCAATCCTTTACAAGAATCTCTACGATCTCTTCCACACTACAACTATCACTCTTTCAAAATGCTCTTCGGCAAGATCCTCAGCATTGCTGCCACTCTGGCAACTGCCTCGGCTCTGCCTCTGAACAACGCTCGCCGTGGTCTCAGCGGCGGTGTCACCATCGTCAACAACTTGGCCCAGGACCTCTACGTCTGGTCTGTCTCTGGGACCTCTGCGCCCATGCAGGTCCTCCCCGCCGGCGCGGCCTACCAAGAGAGCTGGCAAATCAACCCCACCGGCGGCGGTATCTCCATCAAGCTCGGCTGCTCCGAGGATGGCAGCGATGTCCTCCAGTACGAGTACACCAAGGTCGGCGACCTCCTCTTCTGGGACATGTCCAGCATCGACCTCAAGAAGGAATCCCCGCTCGTCGCCGCTGGCTTCGCCGTCAGCATTGACGACGACTCCTGCGACACTGTCACCTGCGCTCCGGGTGACTCTGCCTGCTCCGAGTCCTACCAGCTCCCTGACGACGTCAACACCCGTGCCTGCTCCACCAATGCCGCTTACACCCTGACTCTCGGTTAAGCGATTTGAAACaaaagatggaagagaaTACTCGAAACGTCAAGTCACTCCTTTATTTCCCGACGTTTCGTGGATCTCCTACCACAACACCACAAACCAACGACACGGGCAGGCCCTCGCCCAGGCAGGCGGTCTTGTTACGACTCACGACTGATGCGCTCCGGTGAAGCGCTCGCGGTATATATGGGAACGGAACTGGCGCATATGAAATAGGATATACCTGGGATGGGGATAGACTTGATTgctaaaataaataagaaaatgAACAAATCACAAAAACTATTCACAGgataatagtagtagttgCTGTATTCTGGCATAGTAAATTCGACAAGTAACCAGATCCCCACTCGCGCATACAATTCCAGTCTCACCCATGGCTCACTCGCATTTTGTCAAAGGAAAAAGTCCCACAACGCCAATACATTTTCTTCATTCACTCTCTAGATTTTCTGGTTCAACGGCGATTAGCCAAACCCAATTGTTTCCAAACTCCTGGCTCGACTTGATCATTTTTCCGCGGATTTACAGAGTTTGTCCCTCactccagtcccagtcccagtcccagtccccgctgcagctccagctccacaTAATCCTGCATACAGTCCTGCACTGAAACCCGAAACCGGGGACCAAACGGTTAATGCTCCCGCTGTCTCGGATTTATGACGAACGACGGTGACAGATAGTAGAGACCGCTTACTTTGGTTGTTTTAAGCATTGATCGCGCGGCAGCTAACGAGCTAGTTGGGAAAATCGCAACTCGCAGCCTAGTGTGATCAGCCGAATGTGAAACACGCCGAGTCGGGGTCTCCGAGATACTACTAGTGCAGTACTGCTCTGTATTCGGTGTACTGGAGAGGTAGAGCGGATTACTCGGGCAGATGATGTACATGATAGTCATGGGAGACTAGAgatgtcagtgtcagtgtcactGTCAGGCAGGTTGCTCGTGCTGCTTtctccacggcggcggctggTCGGGTAAGTCGGCTAAATTCATCACTCAACAGAGCATTATACTCCGAGACAgcttacttattattataccATTATCTGAACATGAATACGAATATAAGCATACTGAAATAAACAAGCCCAGACTATTTCCCATCCAATTCACAGTTCGCAGTTTGCAGTTGGCAAGTCGCAATTGTTCAGTTTGATGTCATCCAGTCCCAAAGAGGAAAAGCATAAGCATCCGGCCCactctctttttctctctctccccacTACAAAAAAGCTGCAATGGCCTGAATGCACGGCCGTTGCGTAAATCTGCGCTCAGCGGCTTTACCGGGGAAAACAATTACCAGCAATGACATGTTCGGCAGCAGCACTGTACTGGTAGGAGGTCAATGCGCTCGGGATCTTCTACTTTACTTGGGTTTCTCCCGACCTCGTCCATGGATCTGTTGACCAAGCTTGTTCTGAGTTTATAGACACGAACAGGTACAGCTAGGGAAGGCGCTCGAATGGCCGATAGCAGCCCCGGCCAGGGACCTAGTCGTGGTCCCTCGCGGCCTCGAGCACAAGTGCGTATTAACTGGTTAATCCTCCACTTGTCCATAACTAACAAACGCAGTCCGAAGCAACACGCCCTAGACCCAATGATGAGCAACAAGGAAACCTCCTCAGTCCAACCTGGAGCTTAGGCGCAGACCGGCGCACATCCTCCGCCCAAACcccaggacaaggacaaggactCGGCCTCAGCACCGAAAGCTCAGGACTCCGGTCTCGCCGCAGCCGAAGCAACCGAGTCCCAAGCATCGCGTCACGCACAACACTAGCACGACGCACGCAAGGAAACTTCACACTCGCAGGGCCAGACGAGACTTCGGCACTACGCCAGGCCCACGAGCCA
This is a stretch of genomic DNA from Aspergillus puulaauensis MK2 DNA, chromosome 8, nearly complete sequence. It encodes these proteins:
- a CDS encoding putative antigenic thaumatin domain protein (COG:S;~EggNog:ENOG410PXV5;~SECRETED:SignalP(1-18)) is translated as MLFGKILSIAATLATASALPLNNARRGLSGGVTIVNNLAQDLYVWSVSGTSAPMQVLPAGAAYQESWQINPTGGGISIKLGCSEDGSDVLQYEYTKVGDLLFWDMSSIDLKKESPLVAAGFAVSIDDDSCDTVTCAPGDSACSESYQLPDDVNTRACSTNAAYTLTLG